A genomic segment from Halobaculum sp. MBLA0147 encodes:
- a CDS encoding DEAD/DEAH box helicase, with protein MSANLPPTVSWLPSWKNTTDQIVHHEVFPETSATLTSIRLHPLIAQRLDERGFSGLYQHQADAIRAIRDGTSTVVATPTASGKSLTYVIPALEAALEHDSSTLYIAPTRALINDQAATFRNYAEDLDPNRTITVGEYTGSTPTDRRREIRQSPPDILLTTPDMLHNSLLPYSIDGPWSDLLADLAYVVVDEVHQFRGVFGSHVSNIFRRLQRLCDTGTLDTDPQFICASATIGNPVEHASAVTGCCPDEFTLINTDTSESGRQDWVLWQPPLKDRGDDATDTNTRVSNHQASLDLFLEFLGRGYQTLVFTNARQTAEQYVDQARQRAANAPGLPAEDAIASYHSHLPDETRTTIEHQLRNGEVVGAWTTSALEVGVDIGSLDIVILDGYPGTKMETFQRGGRAGRGTDDSAVVLVGSDDPLDEYIMENPTSLFQGDAEKAAVNNENSAIQPDHLQSAAAEVPLTESDATWFGDSLAGQLDELTDTSPLTRVDTKTRTDYRWPDEVDTTPHYDFSIRSIADDNIIVADRTQIDDPDTELDADSDGVITTISRNEAIRDTHPGAIYYSNGQKYRITDADYDNEQVLAVPLDDTESYTASLTEHSISIQATRETIHIGGVFDTEITLADVSVAREFNGYLEYAYQNDPDPDRIGIDDLETHIPSYTYNTTALSLSLSEKATASIEEKLGDPDLLGAGLHAAQHTLTSQFPVNYLCDRRDISGITSHHHPDTGTATLFIHDTHPGGAGLCDQAFEDIKAILDQSLTRIETCSCTTGCPTCIHHPHCRTGNDNLHKDGGYVVLQALKK; from the coding sequence ATGAGTGCAAACCTCCCCCCGACCGTCAGCTGGCTCCCATCGTGGAAGAACACGACTGACCAGATCGTTCATCACGAAGTCTTCCCGGAGACATCCGCCACCCTCACATCCATCAGACTCCACCCCCTCATCGCACAGCGACTCGACGAACGTGGGTTCTCCGGCCTGTATCAGCACCAGGCAGATGCCATCCGAGCCATCAGGGACGGGACGAGCACTGTCGTCGCGACGCCGACAGCCTCTGGGAAGAGCCTCACGTATGTGATCCCAGCGCTCGAAGCGGCGCTTGAACACGACAGTTCAACGCTGTACATCGCGCCCACGCGCGCCCTCATCAACGACCAGGCAGCTACCTTCCGCAACTACGCCGAGGATCTCGATCCCAATCGAACAATCACTGTGGGTGAGTACACTGGATCGACACCGACGGACCGGCGTCGAGAGATCCGACAGTCGCCGCCGGATATCCTCCTCACGACGCCGGATATGCTACACAACTCACTTCTACCGTACTCGATTGACGGCCCGTGGAGTGACCTGCTAGCAGACCTCGCCTATGTTGTCGTCGACGAAGTCCACCAATTCCGTGGCGTGTTCGGATCACACGTTTCCAACATCTTCCGCCGGCTACAGCGCCTGTGTGACACAGGCACTCTGGACACCGATCCACAGTTCATCTGTGCCTCAGCGACGATCGGGAATCCAGTCGAACATGCGAGCGCCGTCACGGGGTGCTGTCCGGACGAGTTTACGCTCATCAACACCGATACGAGTGAATCAGGTCGCCAAGACTGGGTGTTGTGGCAGCCACCGTTGAAAGACCGCGGTGATGACGCTACCGACACGAACACCCGCGTCTCAAATCATCAAGCATCACTCGACCTCTTCCTAGAGTTTCTCGGCCGAGGTTATCAGACACTCGTGTTCACGAATGCCCGGCAGACAGCAGAGCAGTACGTCGATCAAGCCCGTCAACGCGCTGCCAATGCACCGGGACTCCCGGCAGAGGACGCAATCGCCAGTTATCACTCCCACCTCCCAGACGAGACTCGGACAACAATCGAACACCAACTTCGAAACGGGGAAGTCGTCGGCGCGTGGACAACCAGCGCCCTCGAAGTCGGTGTTGACATTGGATCGCTCGACATCGTCATCCTCGACGGGTATCCAGGAACCAAGATGGAGACATTTCAGCGTGGGGGGCGGGCAGGCCGCGGGACAGATGACAGCGCTGTGGTCCTAGTCGGCTCTGACGACCCGCTCGACGAGTACATCATGGAGAACCCGACGAGCCTCTTCCAAGGGGATGCCGAAAAGGCGGCCGTCAACAACGAGAACAGTGCCATCCAGCCCGATCACCTCCAGTCTGCTGCTGCCGAGGTCCCCCTGACAGAGAGTGACGCTACGTGGTTCGGTGACTCCCTTGCTGGCCAGCTTGATGAACTCACAGATACCTCGCCACTCACTCGTGTTGATACCAAAACACGAACTGACTACCGGTGGCCAGATGAAGTAGATACGACACCACACTACGACTTCTCTATCAGGTCAATCGCAGATGACAACATTATCGTCGCGGACAGGACACAGATTGACGACCCCGACACCGAACTTGACGCTGATAGCGACGGAGTCATCACCACAATAAGTCGGAACGAGGCAATCCGCGACACCCACCCCGGTGCGATTTACTACTCAAACGGCCAGAAGTACCGCATCACCGACGCCGACTATGATAATGAACAGGTACTCGCCGTCCCACTCGACGACACAGAGTCCTACACAGCCAGCTTGACAGAACACTCCATCTCCATCCAGGCAACTCGCGAGACCATCCACATCGGCGGGGTGTTCGACACAGAGATCACACTCGCCGATGTCTCCGTCGCCCGTGAGTTCAACGGGTATCTCGAGTACGCGTACCAAAACGACCCTGACCCTGACCGTATAGGTATTGACGATCTAGAAACACACATCCCCTCATACACGTATAATACGACGGCTCTCTCACTGTCTCTCTCCGAGAAAGCGACTGCATCCATCGAAGAGAAGCTGGGCGATCCGGACCTCCTCGGTGCCGGGCTCCACGCAGCCCAACATACACTGACCAGCCAGTTCCCGGTCAACTACCTGTGTGACCGACGTGACATCAGTGGGATCACGAGTCATCACCATCCGGACACAGGAACTGCAACACTGTTCATCCACGACACGCATCCGGGTGGAGCCGGCCTCTGTGACCAGGCGTTTGAGGATATCAAAGCAATTCTTGATCAGAGTCTCACACGCATCGAGACCTGTTCGTGTACGACTGGGTGTCCGACCTGTATCCATCATCCTCATTGTCGCACTGGAAACGACAATCTCCACAAAGACGGCGGCTACGTAGTGCTTCAGGCACTCAAAAAGTAG
- a CDS encoding ATPase, T2SS/T4P/T4SS family, which yields MSSDSRGNATQRRDTSRQEQRAVHGTAHGIHYNGVIYGIPEDVSDHFFTITADEADQFENFDIGEQTLTTQEDLEHAIPDEDKPRLRERERYWVNKPYAFVVICEDRITEEFRYFVIEPALTETQRQAKDFLSSKARSALETDELDMDASPKERARALRTQVLQLLRRYQMIDRANWNKSSGVQDFEDLLQIYRDDSASFSTRLQTIAGHLLDGGNPTLSQTTKEALIHTLERQASSAIGPSSDIDDVAYPTHDDGSVVQFNRTDVSRIMHYLIRDNIGFGKLEAIFQDELVEDIHVSGYNSNVLVSLGRQYEGDVITNVEFGQADLDSWIQTNAEAAGKGISRQDPTVDAELSDGSRVKLTLGEEITDGGSNFTIRKFSEVPHTPVDLVCWDTFSLDEMAYLWLMVEQGANIIVAGGTASGKTTTLNALSLFVDAREKVLSIEDTREIEIPHVHWTKYVTREGSASASTDTIGHGDLVKGALRERPNNIILGEVRDEEATDHLFEAMSTGHRGLTTFHADSAQTLVNRFIDNYNVAPSQVPTLDLLIIQSEVTMDGQSVRRAERIQEVSQVSTEGDQKTLKGDEPFYWTPTEGHVPNDLDTDLMAEVREHRGWTQEGLEKELETRKAVLAYLIDNDIRSYQDVAAALQGYTFAQESLLGEIGAGTFADSVDMLHNLQYIDIDIPESKEAKTERPEDDEIKQTAKTVLNENEEMLSAAASVAGDGFDPVVDEVTGRMREDLRARHATRKTPHQEEPTAESDDGGTQPADDPGQLEADHRPEPTGRLDDQIVAEADDEATTATQRENGHASADTSSDTNGATEAVAGAGTNGAQSSSAANNGHESDTTADTEEIVEANSEEATENADADRPDPNGN from the coding sequence ATGTCATCGGATTCGAGAGGCAACGCCACCCAGCGACGAGACACGTCTCGACAGGAACAGCGGGCAGTCCACGGGACGGCACACGGGATTCACTACAATGGAGTGATATACGGAATCCCCGAAGATGTCAGTGATCACTTCTTTACAATCACCGCCGATGAAGCAGACCAGTTCGAAAACTTCGATATCGGCGAACAAACACTCACCACCCAAGAAGACCTCGAACACGCGATTCCTGACGAGGATAAACCTCGACTCAGAGAGCGGGAGCGGTACTGGGTGAACAAACCCTACGCTTTCGTCGTGATCTGTGAGGACCGGATCACAGAAGAATTCCGGTACTTCGTCATTGAACCGGCGCTGACCGAGACCCAGCGCCAAGCAAAAGACTTCCTCTCATCGAAAGCGCGGTCGGCACTCGAGACTGACGAACTCGATATGGACGCCTCGCCGAAGGAGCGTGCCCGCGCGCTCCGCACGCAGGTCCTCCAGCTACTGCGCCGGTATCAGATGATTGACCGGGCTAACTGGAACAAGAGTTCCGGGGTGCAGGACTTCGAGGACCTCCTCCAGATTTATCGTGATGACTCGGCGAGCTTCTCAACACGGCTCCAGACTATCGCGGGGCACCTCCTTGACGGCGGCAACCCGACACTGTCTCAGACCACGAAAGAAGCACTCATCCATACACTCGAACGGCAAGCCTCGTCAGCGATCGGTCCATCAAGCGACATCGACGACGTTGCGTACCCGACACACGACGACGGCTCAGTCGTCCAGTTCAACCGGACAGATGTGTCTCGGATCATGCACTACCTGATTCGGGACAACATCGGATTCGGCAAGCTTGAAGCGATCTTCCAAGACGAGCTAGTTGAAGACATCCACGTGTCCGGCTATAACTCGAATGTACTCGTGTCGCTTGGCCGCCAATACGAGGGCGACGTGATCACAAACGTGGAATTCGGGCAGGCAGATCTCGACTCGTGGATTCAAACGAACGCCGAGGCAGCAGGAAAGGGAATCTCACGTCAAGACCCCACAGTTGACGCGGAACTCTCTGATGGCTCTCGCGTGAAACTGACCTTGGGCGAGGAGATCACCGACGGTGGCTCAAACTTCACGATCCGGAAGTTCTCGGAAGTCCCCCACACGCCGGTGGACCTCGTCTGTTGGGACACCTTCTCGCTTGACGAGATGGCGTATCTCTGGCTCATGGTCGAACAGGGCGCGAACATCATCGTCGCTGGGGGAACTGCCAGTGGGAAGACGACGACGCTCAACGCACTGTCGCTGTTCGTCGACGCTCGCGAAAAGGTGCTCTCAATCGAAGACACGCGGGAGATCGAGATTCCACACGTCCACTGGACAAAGTACGTCACTCGCGAAGGGAGTGCGAGCGCAAGCACAGACACAATCGGCCACGGCGATCTCGTCAAAGGCGCACTCCGCGAACGCCCAAACAACATCATCCTCGGCGAAGTGCGTGACGAGGAGGCGACGGACCACCTATTCGAAGCAATGAGTACTGGCCACCGAGGGTTGACGACGTTCCACGCTGACAGTGCCCAGACACTGGTCAACCGATTTATCGACAATTACAACGTCGCCCCCTCGCAGGTGCCGACGCTCGACCTCCTTATCATCCAGTCTGAGGTGACGATGGACGGGCAGAGCGTTCGGCGCGCAGAGCGCATTCAAGAGGTGTCTCAGGTGTCGACTGAAGGCGATCAGAAAACGCTCAAAGGCGATGAGCCGTTCTACTGGACTCCAACTGAGGGGCACGTTCCCAACGACCTTGACACAGACCTGATGGCAGAGGTCCGCGAACATCGAGGCTGGACGCAAGAGGGGCTGGAGAAAGAACTCGAAACCAGAAAGGCAGTCCTCGCGTACCTGATCGACAACGACATTCGCTCGTATCAGGACGTGGCCGCGGCACTCCAAGGCTACACATTCGCACAAGAGAGCTTGCTCGGGGAGATCGGCGCTGGGACATTCGCTGACTCGGTCGACATGCTCCACAACTTGCAGTATATCGATATTGACATCCCGGAGAGCAAAGAAGCGAAGACAGAGCGGCCAGAAGACGACGAGATCAAACAAACTGCGAAGACTGTCCTCAACGAGAACGAAGAGATGCTGTCCGCAGCTGCCAGTGTAGCCGGCGACGGGTTCGATCCTGTCGTCGACGAGGTCACTGGTCGGATGCGCGAGGACCTTCGCGCTCGCCACGCCACCAGAAAGACACCACATCAAGAAGAGCCCACAGCGGAGAGCGATGATGGGGGGACACAGCCGGCCGACGATCCCGGCCAGCTCGAAGCCGACCACCGCCCAGAACCAACAGGCCGGCTTGATGATCAAATAGTAGCGGAAGCCGACGACGAGGCAACGACCGCCACCCAGCGCGAAAATGGTCATGCATCGGCTGACACCTCGTCCGATACCAACGGCGCCACCGAGGCAGTGGCCGGCGCGGGTACCAACGGGGCACAGTCATCGAGCGCGGCTAACAACGGGCACGAGTCGGACACGACGGCTGATACAGAAGAAATCGTTGAGGCGAACAGCGAGGAGGCAACTGAGAACGCTGACGCTGATAGACCTGATCCCAATGGCAACTGA
- a CDS encoding type II secretion system F family protein produces MATDDSNTVGAELQPVSKDEARTAGTTGVASAFLDFTGRVFYPLYTLLEPFQQQQIESCRTGLQQANISEPVELYISRNLGTGAIIGIVLGLLSGLGSAVFMATSGGLSVSATGWTWLPTVTAGSSGGILSAILVAKGAVVVLLVALFGGLTGGVLGLLYAYRHPASVAETREQEIDRLMPYAVAYMYSLSVQGEDTVRLFRSMATSEDIFGEIAVEFQRILADAEYMNEPYTEGLKTISKQTPHPRFGQFLSDFLTRINSGGSIENFLEQQKDKMLERTAQQQEQQLEQIEQIGVAFSAASIAPGIGAVMIGLLISTGTLPVPVFFVIFMLPLIVSVFFILIIDVIRPDANANSQIEIPDSLKETDIDGVTPRGDAPGDVQTTGIVGSYSDASGTIDDLFSRIEKSERRYRVTRVLREPKAFFTDYPTLSVIPMLALLIPYFITGNSIGLFNIGVPSGNGFAWVTGLLVVPYIVLTAPLLVFTKLKKRKEYDVKTNMTEHLRMIATFNDAGQSVPEAIKHTAQQGTGQFAKDLQEVYNKSRFNRTLGRALIEFANKYDDASIARRIELMREAMDASDRITDVLNTLASVSETQDRLRNQRVSKLQSQVIVISIVTVVVTAILAFTTMFFLPQILGAFSFGVSGFSQGPTDIKLYAFWFYAGSVSNAVGTGALCGWLRYESLKEGTPYTIAYLIITVLLWAGVYQVI; encoded by the coding sequence ATGGCAACTGATGACTCAAACACCGTCGGTGCAGAACTCCAGCCAGTCTCGAAAGACGAGGCGCGGACAGCCGGTACGACTGGCGTCGCGAGTGCCTTCCTCGACTTCACTGGCCGCGTGTTTTATCCGCTCTACACGCTTCTCGAGCCATTCCAGCAACAACAGATCGAGAGCTGTCGAACCGGTCTTCAACAGGCCAACATTTCTGAACCAGTCGAGTTGTACATTTCCCGCAACCTCGGGACGGGAGCGATCATCGGGATCGTCCTTGGACTACTCAGTGGCCTCGGGTCAGCAGTGTTCATGGCAACGAGCGGCGGACTGAGTGTCTCAGCAACTGGCTGGACGTGGCTTCCCACAGTGACGGCAGGGTCATCAGGCGGCATCCTCTCTGCGATCCTCGTCGCGAAGGGGGCAGTTGTGGTACTCCTCGTTGCTCTGTTCGGTGGCCTCACCGGAGGCGTCCTCGGTCTGTTGTACGCGTACCGTCATCCGGCGTCTGTTGCTGAGACTCGCGAACAGGAGATTGACCGCCTGATGCCGTACGCGGTCGCGTATATGTATTCGCTCTCGGTTCAAGGGGAAGACACCGTCCGTCTGTTCAGGTCGATGGCGACATCTGAGGACATCTTCGGCGAGATCGCTGTCGAGTTCCAGCGTATCCTCGCCGACGCAGAGTACATGAACGAGCCGTATACTGAGGGCCTGAAGACAATTTCCAAACAAACACCGCACCCCCGGTTCGGACAGTTCCTGTCCGACTTCCTCACGCGGATCAACAGTGGTGGCTCGATCGAGAACTTCCTGGAACAGCAGAAGGACAAGATGCTGGAGCGGACAGCTCAACAGCAGGAACAGCAACTTGAACAGATTGAGCAGATCGGCGTGGCGTTCTCGGCCGCCTCAATCGCACCGGGGATCGGTGCCGTGATGATCGGACTGTTGATCAGCACCGGAACACTCCCTGTGCCGGTGTTCTTTGTGATCTTCATGCTCCCGCTGATCGTCTCGGTGTTCTTCATCTTGATCATCGACGTGATCCGGCCCGATGCGAACGCGAACAGTCAGATCGAGATTCCTGACTCGCTGAAGGAGACTGACATCGACGGGGTGACGCCCCGTGGTGATGCTCCGGGGGACGTCCAGACGACCGGGATCGTCGGGTCCTACAGTGACGCGTCTGGGACAATCGACGACCTGTTCTCGCGGATCGAGAAGTCTGAACGCCGCTACAGAGTAACGCGAGTCCTCCGTGAGCCGAAAGCCTTCTTCACCGACTATCCGACGCTCTCAGTCATCCCGATGCTCGCGCTCCTTATCCCGTACTTCATCACCGGGAACAGCATCGGCCTGTTCAATATCGGTGTTCCGTCGGGGAACGGCTTCGCATGGGTCACGGGCCTTCTGGTTGTCCCCTACATCGTTCTCACGGCCCCGCTGCTCGTGTTCACGAAACTCAAGAAGCGGAAAGAGTACGACGTGAAAACGAACATGACCGAGCACCTCCGGATGATAGCGACGTTCAACGACGCTGGCCAGTCTGTACCGGAGGCAATCAAACACACGGCCCAACAGGGGACCGGCCAGTTCGCGAAGGACCTGCAAGAAGTGTACAACAAGAGCCGGTTCAACCGGACGCTTGGCCGGGCGCTCATTGAGTTCGCGAACAAATACGACGATGCCTCAATCGCGCGCCGGATCGAACTGATGCGAGAAGCTATGGACGCGAGCGACCGCATCACAGATGTCCTGAACACACTCGCGTCTGTGTCTGAGACACAGGACCGGCTCCGAAACCAGCGGGTGTCGAAACTGCAGTCGCAAGTGATCGTGATCTCAATCGTCACTGTTGTCGTGACTGCGATTCTTGCGTTCACGACGATGTTCTTCCTCCCACAGATTCTGGGGGCGTTCTCGTTTGGAGTCTCGGGCTTCTCGCAGGGGCCGACAGACATCAAGCTGTACGCGTTCTGGTTCTACGCTGGCTCGGTCTCGAACGCGGTAGGAACCGGGGCGCTGTGCGGCTGGCTAAGGTACGAATCGCTGAAGGAGGGAACACCCTACACGATCGCCTATCTGATCATCACCGTCCTCCTCTGGGCAGGGGTGTACCAGGTGATCTGA